A genomic region of Pseudoalteromonas piscicida contains the following coding sequences:
- a CDS encoding patatin-like phospholipase family protein yields MTNNIRSAIIAEGGGQKGIFTAGVLDAFLEKKFTPFDLKVGVSAGAQNLAAYCARASQYAQTAIESLTTEQQFFRPARFFTGGNVIDLDWYFQQVEHSGKVRFPTEPNHLTPESNFYAVASHLDSLEPHYLHTWHDNMFTHLKASSAIPFLYRPGVKVAGHGMMDGGVADPLPVRWAHSQGAKTIWVIRTIEAHDDGKMPVLERLKPIMRRVNQSPRMFEMYHHYQSRYADAVNFMNSPPEDVNVIQIAPNRPLESMILGSSPETLKSDYKLGFELGLKAVDKWRDMLEVSVM; encoded by the coding sequence ATGACAAATAACATACGCTCTGCAATTATCGCTGAGGGCGGAGGTCAAAAAGGCATTTTTACAGCGGGCGTGCTTGATGCTTTTCTTGAGAAAAAATTTACGCCTTTTGATTTAAAAGTGGGTGTCTCAGCGGGCGCACAAAACCTCGCAGCTTATTGCGCTCGCGCCAGTCAATATGCGCAAACCGCTATCGAATCACTTACAACGGAGCAGCAGTTTTTCCGTCCCGCGCGATTTTTTACTGGTGGTAACGTCATTGACTTGGATTGGTATTTTCAACAAGTAGAGCACAGCGGCAAAGTACGGTTTCCAACTGAGCCTAATCACCTCACGCCGGAAAGTAACTTTTATGCGGTTGCAAGTCACTTAGACTCGCTTGAGCCACATTATTTGCATACCTGGCACGATAACATGTTTACCCATTTAAAGGCTTCTAGTGCAATCCCTTTTTTATATCGTCCAGGCGTTAAAGTTGCGGGTCACGGCATGATGGATGGTGGTGTAGCCGATCCTTTACCCGTACGCTGGGCACACAGTCAAGGGGCAAAGACGATTTGGGTGATCAGAACCATTGAGGCACATGACGATGGCAAAATGCCAGTGCTTGAGCGCTTAAAGCCAATCATGCGACGCGTTAATCAATCTCCTCGAATGTTTGAAATGTATCATCACTATCAAAGTCGTTATGCCGATGCGGTTAACTTTATGAATTCACCACCAGAAGATGTTAACGTCATTCAAATAGCGCCCAATAGACCACTGGAATCTATGATTTTAGGCTCAAGCCCAGAGACCTTAAAGTCAGATTATAAATTGGGATTTGAACTTGGATTAAAAGCGGTAGATAAATGGCGAGATATGCTTGAAGTAAGTGTAATGTGA
- a CDS encoding DEAD/DEAH box helicase, with product MRFTELGIDTRLEQQLAHQGITEPTEIQAHAIPTALAGHDVFAQSKTGSGKTLAFLLPAVQRVMKQKALSKRDPRVVIVAPTRELATQVFSECRALCAGTNIQVCKILGGENYNDQVKALRRDPHFVVGTPGRIADHVENRSLFLGGLELLIFDEADRMFDLGFEKQLDVINDSADHRQRQTLLFSATLDHTQVEASSRQLLKSPKRIMLSNAHQQHEDIKQALYFADHLDHKEALLKHFITQDDVGQCIIFTATRGDTDRLSKLLNEMSIKAVSLSGDMPQNKRLDIMESFSRGIYKVLVTTDVASRGLDLLSVTHVMNFDLPKQAEEYVHRIGRTGRAGFKGTAISFVGPKDWDSYVAIKNYLDEPLRFEEVPGLVGKFKGLKQKPQQSKNRPAESAPKQTSKPKKKPVKKSKPRKVVPPPIDIDGTMPMRRKPKPQTDEE from the coding sequence TTGAGATTCACTGAACTTGGGATAGATACGCGCCTAGAACAACAACTGGCTCACCAAGGGATCACGGAACCGACCGAGATCCAAGCGCATGCCATCCCAACGGCTCTAGCTGGCCACGATGTTTTTGCGCAGTCTAAAACAGGCTCTGGCAAAACCCTAGCCTTCTTGCTGCCTGCCGTACAGCGTGTAATGAAACAAAAAGCGCTGAGTAAACGCGATCCTCGCGTTGTTATCGTAGCTCCAACTCGTGAACTCGCGACTCAAGTATTCTCTGAGTGTCGTGCACTGTGTGCTGGCACTAATATTCAAGTCTGTAAGATTTTGGGTGGTGAAAACTACAATGATCAGGTAAAAGCGCTACGCCGCGACCCGCATTTTGTGGTGGGTACTCCTGGTCGTATTGCCGATCACGTTGAAAATCGTTCATTATTTTTAGGCGGTCTTGAACTGCTTATTTTTGATGAAGCAGATCGTATGTTTGACCTTGGCTTTGAAAAACAGTTGGACGTCATTAATGATTCTGCGGATCACCGCCAAAGACAAACGCTGCTATTTTCAGCCACGCTAGACCATACCCAAGTTGAAGCATCGTCACGTCAATTACTTAAATCGCCAAAGCGCATTATGTTAAGCAATGCCCACCAGCAGCATGAAGACATTAAGCAAGCACTCTACTTTGCCGATCATTTAGATCATAAAGAAGCGCTGCTTAAGCACTTCATCACACAAGATGACGTAGGACAGTGCATTATCTTTACCGCAACTCGTGGCGACACAGACCGATTAAGCAAACTGTTAAATGAGATGTCGATTAAAGCGGTATCGTTGTCGGGCGATATGCCGCAAAATAAGCGGTTAGACATTATGGAAAGCTTCAGCCGTGGTATCTATAAAGTACTTGTTACCACAGACGTTGCTTCTCGTGGTCTCGATTTGCTCTCTGTTACCCATGTTATGAATTTTGACTTGCCTAAGCAGGCAGAAGAATATGTCCACCGTATCGGTCGTACAGGACGTGCCGGGTTTAAAGGCACTGCGATTTCATTTGTTGGTCCTAAAGATTGGGATAGCTATGTGGCAATCAAAAACTATCTTGATGAGCCACTACGTTTTGAAGAAGTCCCCGGTCTTGTTGGTAAATTCAAAGGACTTAAGCAAAAACCGCAGCAGAGTAAAAATCGCCCTGCAGAGTCTGCGCCAAAGCAAACAAGTAAACCTAAGAAAAAGCCGGTGAAAAAGTCAAAACCGAGAAAAGTGGTCCCGCCACCGATTGATATTGACGGTACTATGCCGATGCGTCGCAAACCAAAACCACAAACTGACGAGGAATAA
- a CDS encoding NAD-dependent succinate-semialdehyde dehydrogenase, which produces MSNTVTTINPATEQPVNEYTLMSLDEAQKSVDLANDCYSFWKKTTFTQRAQKLNRLADLIEENKSKLVSLMTEEMGKVTEQGEQEVSLCAEICRYTAEHGEKELQDEHRVFEQGHAIITYQPIGVILGIQPWNFPLYQVIRYSVSNVMAGNTTVMKHASNVFGMAKLIEELYLEAGFPKGCYQSLLIDGETASELIKNPYIRGVTFTGSDKVGKQVAKQAAELSKKTVLELGSNDAFVVLADADINKAVSACIQGRIVNNGETCVAAKRFIIVDEIYDQFREAFVAGFKQLKVGDPSAADTDLGPMARKDLRDELHQQVEESVNAGANCTLGGEIPKQQGFYYPVTILEDVKPGMPAYDDELFGPVASLIRVHDEAEAMMVANDSRYGLGGGIFSEDTQRATELAIKEFDTGMVNINGYSLAQPNLPFGGVKDSGYGREHGGFGIKEFVNVKTVMVASAE; this is translated from the coding sequence ATGTCAAATACGGTAACCACAATTAATCCTGCGACAGAGCAACCCGTTAATGAATATACGTTAATGAGCTTGGACGAGGCGCAAAAGTCGGTGGACTTAGCCAATGATTGTTATTCATTTTGGAAGAAAACCACATTTACGCAAAGAGCACAAAAGCTAAACAGGCTTGCTGACTTAATCGAGGAAAATAAATCCAAGTTAGTCTCACTGATGACCGAGGAAATGGGCAAGGTGACGGAGCAGGGTGAACAGGAAGTTTCTTTGTGTGCTGAAATTTGCCGATATACCGCTGAACATGGCGAAAAAGAATTACAGGATGAGCATCGGGTATTTGAGCAGGGACACGCCATTATCACTTATCAACCAATAGGCGTGATCTTAGGAATACAACCTTGGAACTTTCCGCTTTATCAGGTTATCAGATACAGTGTTTCGAACGTGATGGCGGGTAATACCACGGTAATGAAACATGCCTCAAATGTATTTGGAATGGCTAAATTAATTGAAGAGTTGTATTTAGAGGCCGGTTTTCCAAAAGGTTGCTATCAATCACTGTTAATTGATGGTGAGACAGCAAGCGAATTGATAAAGAATCCATATATTCGCGGGGTTACGTTTACCGGAAGCGATAAAGTAGGTAAACAAGTTGCAAAACAAGCTGCTGAGCTCTCTAAGAAAACCGTCCTAGAACTTGGCAGTAACGATGCCTTTGTGGTGCTGGCAGATGCTGATATTAATAAAGCGGTGTCCGCGTGTATTCAAGGTCGTATTGTCAACAACGGTGAAACCTGCGTTGCAGCAAAGCGCTTTATTATCGTTGATGAGATTTATGATCAATTTAGAGAGGCTTTTGTGGCTGGCTTTAAGCAGCTTAAGGTGGGAGATCCAAGCGCAGCAGACACCGACTTAGGTCCAATGGCGCGTAAAGATCTACGTGATGAATTACACCAACAAGTCGAAGAATCGGTTAATGCGGGTGCAAACTGTACACTTGGTGGAGAAATTCCAAAGCAACAAGGCTTTTATTATCCAGTCACCATTTTGGAAGACGTTAAACCCGGTATGCCGGCTTATGATGATGAACTCTTTGGCCCTGTGGCGTCGCTGATCCGTGTGCATGATGAGGCTGAGGCGATGATGGTAGCCAATGATTCACGCTATGGTTTAGGTGGCGGGATTTTTTCTGAAGACACACAACGTGCAACAGAGCTTGCTATTAAGGAGTTTGATACTGGCATGGTGAATATCAATGGCTATTCGTTGGCACAACCAAACTTGCCGTTTGGTGGTGTTAAAGACAGTGGCTATGGTAGAGAGCATGGTGGCTTTGGGATCAAAGAGTTTGTTAACGTGAAAACCGTGATGGTCGCAAGCGCTGAATAA
- a CDS encoding CvfB family protein, whose translation MLGQIKMLTIEELTAEGAYLNGGELGDVFLPRAEVPKHTEEGDSVEVFIYLDNLGHATATTKKPLAQVGEFALLRVKEINKVGAFMDLGIEKDVLAPFNEQKPKMRDGYSYLVRLYLDNASKRICASSALGKFLSKSKAEYEKFEEVDLIVAAKTDLGYKVIVNEKHFGLVFFNDVFKRMYIGQRMKGFVKAVHDEDKIDIVLEKPGIGKVKDLAEIIYSKLEESGGYLPLGDKSDPDAIKRTFSTSKANFKKAIGGLFKDGRIDIEATSISIRKS comes from the coding sequence ATGTTAGGTCAAATCAAAATGTTAACCATTGAAGAGCTTACCGCTGAAGGGGCTTATTTAAACGGTGGTGAGCTTGGTGACGTATTTCTTCCTCGAGCAGAGGTGCCAAAGCACACCGAAGAAGGTGACTCTGTTGAAGTATTTATCTATTTAGATAACTTGGGACACGCAACGGCAACAACCAAAAAGCCACTTGCACAAGTCGGTGAGTTTGCCCTGCTTCGCGTAAAAGAGATCAATAAGGTTGGTGCTTTTATGGATTTGGGTATTGAAAAAGACGTGTTAGCGCCTTTCAATGAACAAAAACCGAAAATGCGCGACGGCTATAGCTATTTGGTTAGGCTTTACCTAGACAACGCCAGTAAGCGTATTTGTGCGTCTAGTGCGTTGGGTAAATTTTTGAGTAAATCAAAAGCCGAGTACGAAAAATTCGAAGAAGTAGACCTAATCGTCGCGGCAAAAACCGATCTTGGCTATAAAGTGATAGTCAATGAAAAACACTTTGGATTGGTCTTTTTCAATGATGTATTTAAGCGGATGTATATTGGTCAGCGCATGAAGGGCTTTGTAAAAGCAGTTCATGACGAAGATAAGATTGATATCGTGTTAGAAAAGCCGGGTATTGGTAAGGTTAAAGACCTTGCGGAAATCATTTATAGCAAGCTCGAAGAAAGTGGGGGCTATTTACCGCTAGGCGATAAGTCAGATCCTGACGCAATCAAGCGTACTTTCTCTACCTCTAAAGCTAACTTTAAAAAAGCCATCGGTGGTTTGTTTAAAGACGGCCGAATTGATATTGAAGCGACTTCTATTTCAATTCGCAAGTCTTAA
- a CDS encoding oxygen-dependent tRNA uridine(34) hydroxylase TrhO: protein MSEQYVVCAMYKFVSLPNYQEIRQPLHDVMEANEVRGTLLLAEEGINGTVAGKREGIDALLTWLDKQPGLDNIVYKESFDETCPFYRTKVKLKKEIVTMGVQGINPKEVVGTYVKPQDWNALISDPDVVLVDTRNDYEIEIGTFKNAIDPKTKTFREFPEWAQNNLNPEKHKKVAMFCTGGIRCEKSTAYMKEQGFEEVYHLEGGILKYLEDVPKEETMWEGECFVFDNRVAVDHDLNKGSYDQCHACRMPITEAEKQLEEYMEGVSCHHCHKDLTEEQVARFAERQKQIELAKLRGEGHIGHEAQDAIRKRKEEKLAQKEAQRQKR from the coding sequence ATGTCAGAACAATACGTTGTTTGTGCTATGTACAAGTTTGTCTCTTTACCTAACTATCAAGAGATAAGACAGCCACTTCACGATGTGATGGAAGCGAATGAAGTTCGCGGTACGTTACTACTTGCCGAAGAAGGCATTAACGGTACCGTTGCCGGTAAACGTGAAGGCATTGATGCGCTACTTACATGGTTAGACAAACAACCGGGCCTTGATAACATCGTTTATAAAGAGTCGTTCGATGAAACTTGCCCTTTCTACCGCACTAAAGTAAAGCTTAAGAAAGAAATCGTGACCATGGGTGTGCAAGGTATAAACCCTAAAGAAGTGGTTGGTACGTACGTAAAACCACAAGATTGGAACGCATTGATTTCAGATCCTGACGTTGTGCTAGTTGATACGCGTAACGACTATGAAATCGAGATCGGTACGTTTAAAAATGCCATCGATCCTAAAACCAAGACTTTCCGTGAGTTCCCTGAGTGGGCGCAAAATAACTTAAACCCAGAAAAACACAAAAAAGTGGCGATGTTCTGTACTGGCGGGATCCGCTGTGAAAAATCGACAGCGTATATGAAAGAGCAAGGCTTCGAAGAGGTTTATCACTTGGAAGGCGGCATTCTAAAATACTTAGAAGACGTGCCAAAAGAAGAAACCATGTGGGAAGGCGAGTGTTTTGTGTTTGATAACCGTGTTGCTGTCGATCATGATTTAAACAAAGGGTCTTATGATCAATGCCATGCTTGTCGTATGCCAATCACGGAAGCAGAGAAACAACTCGAAGAATATATGGAAGGGGTGTCTTGTCACCACTGCCACAAAGACTTAACAGAAGAGCAAGTTGCACGATTTGCTGAGCGCCAAAAGCAAATTGAACTGGCGAAGCTACGCGGCGAAGGTCATATCGGTCATGAAGCACAGGATGCTATTCGTAAGCGTAAAGAAGAAAAGCTAGCGCAAAAAGAAGCGCAACGTCAAAAGCGCTAA